Proteins encoded together in one Vigna angularis cultivar LongXiaoDou No.4 chromosome 5, ASM1680809v1, whole genome shotgun sequence window:
- the LOC108339333 gene encoding uncharacterized protein LOC108339333 codes for MKTLCEKNRGVAPLRPGMKVMGIGGNGVGEWGVKGKMWLRVRGAEEWWRAKRAVRVSVREGGAIFLFSFWELDCELLVQDLERQNQEPVLDGIKGITGQSLWRGFRGTVYEQLATLRQEGSVEEFARNFEVLLGQTQGLTEELTLGFFLAGLKEEVKGQVRIQAPKELEEAIRVARDVEDAMIRTRGGGWNVDNRGRMVRNLPYLEFLKRREEGQCFWCGDPFTPGHRCSEKGLRVLLLAEDEEDVVIEGGSPEGDCMELSACSAKGMTSPTTMKLAGRIGEKPVLILIDRGASHNFVSRRVAEEMRLPVTDTTPYVMSLGDGQRRMSRGRCEGVPINMGETTVVADLYVFELGGVDVVLGIAWLATLGELEQQRDDTCPGELTGEQQTKLKAVLQTHCEVFQEREGLPPICDLEHRIVLKKGEDPVNVRPYKYSYFMKEEIETQVADMLKVGIIRPNRSPYSSLVILVKKKNGSWRICVDYRALNKATIPDQYPIPVIEELLDELHGAKYFSKIDLKVGLTNAPTTFQNAMNNLLQPFLRRFVLVFFDDILVYSRTWGDHLEQLGSVLQLLGQQEWVANQSKCEFGKQQIGYLGHIISERGVEMDTKKVQAVLGWGEPRNLKALRGFLGLTGYYRRFVKGYGRMAKPLTYLLKKGSFEWSPAA; via the exons ATGAAGACGCTGTGTGAAAAGAATAGAGGTGTTGCTCCACTGAGGCCCGGGATGAAGGTGATGGGTATTGGAGGTAATGGAGTTGGGGAATGGGGAGTGAAAGGAAAAATGTGGTTACGGGTCAGAGGAGCAGAGGAGTGGTGGAGAGCCAAAAGGGCAGTGCGTGTGTCTGTGCGTGAAGGAGGAgccattttccttttttctttttgggaaTTGGAT TGCGAGCTACTGGTTCAAGATTTGGAAAGACAAAACCAAGAACCGGTCTTGGACGGGATTAAAGGCATCACTGGTCAATCGCTTTGGAGAGGGTTTCGGGGCACGGTGTACGAACAATTAGCAACTTTACGTCAAGAAGGTTCGGTAGAGGAATTCGCCAGGAATTTTGAGGTATTGCTGGGGCAGACGCAAGGATTGACGGAGGAGTTGACACTAGGATTTTTTTTGGCGGGATTAAAGGAAGAGGTCAAGGGCCAAGTACGCATCCAGGCCCCCAAGGAATTGGAGGAGGCGATCAGGGTTGCGAGAGATGTGGAGGACGCGATGATACGAACGCGAGGAGGAGGTTGGAATGTCGATAATCGGGGGAGAATGGTTCGAAATTTGCCCTATCTGGAATTCTTGAAAAGACGAGAGGAGGGACAATGCTTCTGGTGCGGCGACCCCTTCACTCCAGGACACCGCTGCTCGGAGAAAGGTTTGAGAGTACTCTTGTTGGCAGAAGACGAGGAGGATGTGGTTATCGAAGGTGGATCCCCGGAGGGGGATTGCATGGAACTGTCGGCGTGCTCGGCGAAAGGGATGACGTCGCCGACAACCATGAAGCTCGCGGGGAGAATCGGAGAGAAGCCAGTGCTAATTCTCATTGATAGGGGGGCCAGCCATAATTTCGTGAGCCGACGGGTGGCAGAGGAGATGAGACTTCCGGTGACCGACACGACGCCATATGTGATGAGTCTCGGGGACGGACAGCGGAGGATGTCAAGAGGGCGTTGTGAGGGGGTACCGATCAACATGGGGGAAACTACGGTGGTGGCAGACCTTTACGTCTTCGAGCTAGGTGGAGTAGATGTTGTACTGGGAATTGCATGGTTGGCAACGTTGGGAGAG CTGGAACAGCAGAGAGACGACACGTGTCCAGGAGAGCTCACGGGGGAACAGCAGACCAAATTGAAGGCTGTGTTACAGACCCACTGCGAGGTATTTCAAGAGCGAGAAGGCTTGCCTCCGATATGTGATTTGGAGCATCGGATTGTCCTTAAAAAGGGTGAGGACCCCGTCAACGTGAGGCCATacaaatattcttattttatgaaGGAGGAGATAGAGACGCAAGTTGCGGATATGTTGAAGGTGGGGATTATTCGTCCCAACAGAAGCCCATACTCCAGTCTAGTTATCctagtgaaaaagaagaatggTAGCTGGCGAATCTGCGTCGATTACCGAGCACTTAACAAGGCAACTATCCCCGATCAGTACCCCATTCCTGTGATAGAGGAGTTGCTGGACGAACTGCATGGCGCCAAATACTTTTCTAAGATAGATTTGAAGGTCGG GCTCACCAACGCCCCAACAACTTTCCAGAACGCCATGAACAACCTGCTACAGCCCTTCCTCAGGCGATTTGTACTAGTTTTTTTCGATGATATCCTCGTGTATAGTCGGACATGGGGAGATCACCTCGAACAGCTGGGCTCGGTGTTGCAGTTACTGGGACAACAGGAATGGGTAGCCAACCAAAGTAAATGCGAGTTTGGGAAGCAACAAATTGGCTACTTAGGACACATAATATCTGAAAGAGGAGTGGAGATGGACACGAAGAAGGTGCAGGCGGTGTTAGGGTGGGGAGAACCAAGGAATTTAAAGGCTTTGAGGGGGTTTCTAGGCCTCACGGGTTATTATCGCCGATTTGTGAAGGGATATGGGAGAATGGCCAAACCTCTGACATACTTGCTAAAAAAAGGGAGTTTTGAGTGGTCACCAGCAGCATAG